The proteins below are encoded in one region of Pseudomonas sp. SCB32:
- the leuB gene encoding 3-isopropylmalate dehydrogenase: MSKQILVLPGDGIGPEIMAEAIKVLELASDKFQLGFELTQDDLGGAAIDKYGVPLADETLERARNSDAILLGAVGGPKWDKIERDIRPERGLLKLRSQLGLFGNLRPAILYPQLAGASSLKPEVVAGLDILIVRELTGGIYFGSPREQRVLENGERQAYDTLPYSESEIRRIARVGFDMARVRGKKLCSVDKANVLASSQLWREVVEEVAKDYPDVELSHMYVDNAAMQLVRAPKQFDVMVTDNMFGDILSDEASMLTGSIGMLPSASLDSNNKGMYEPCHGSAPDIAGKGIANPLATILSVSMMLRYTFNEGAAADAIEKAVSLVLDQGLRTGDIWLEGCTKVGTREMGDAVVAALRNL, from the coding sequence ATGAGCAAACAGATTCTGGTTCTTCCCGGCGACGGTATCGGCCCGGAGATCATGGCCGAAGCGATCAAGGTCCTGGAGCTGGCCAGCGACAAGTTCCAGCTGGGCTTCGAGCTGACCCAGGACGATCTGGGTGGCGCCGCCATCGACAAGTACGGCGTACCGCTGGCCGACGAGACCCTGGAGCGCGCGCGCAACTCCGACGCCATCCTGCTGGGCGCCGTGGGTGGCCCGAAGTGGGACAAGATCGAGCGTGACATCCGTCCGGAGCGCGGCCTGCTGAAGCTCCGCTCGCAGCTGGGCCTGTTCGGCAACCTGCGTCCGGCCATCCTCTATCCGCAACTGGCTGGCGCTTCCAGCCTGAAGCCGGAAGTGGTCGCCGGCCTGGATATCCTCATCGTCCGCGAACTGACCGGTGGCATCTACTTCGGCTCGCCCCGCGAGCAGCGCGTGCTGGAGAACGGCGAGCGCCAGGCCTACGACACCCTGCCGTACAGCGAAAGCGAAATCCGCCGCATTGCCCGCGTCGGCTTCGACATGGCCCGAGTGCGCGGCAAGAAGCTGTGCTCGGTGGACAAGGCCAACGTCCTGGCCTCCAGCCAGCTGTGGCGTGAAGTGGTCGAGGAAGTGGCCAAGGACTACCCGGACGTCGAGCTGTCGCACATGTACGTCGACAACGCCGCCATGCAACTGGTCCGCGCGCCCAAGCAGTTCGACGTGATGGTCACCGACAACATGTTCGGCGACATCCTGTCGGATGAGGCTTCCATGCTGACCGGCTCCATCGGCATGCTGCCTTCTGCGTCGCTGGATTCGAACAACAAGGGCATGTACGAGCCGTGCCACGGTTCCGCGCCGGACATCGCCGGCAAGGGCATCGCCAACCCGCTGGCGACCATCCTCTCGGTCTCGATGATGCTGCGTTACACCTTCAACGAAGGCGCCGCCGCCGACGCCATCGAGAAGGCGGTCAGCCTGGTGCTGGACCAGGGTCTGCGCACCGGCGACATCTGGTTGGAAGGCTGCACCAAGGTCGGTACCCGCGAAATGGGCGATGCGGTAGTCGCGGCTCTGCGGAATCTGTAA
- a CDS encoding class I SAM-dependent methyltransferase codes for MTESRHEHVVQRQFGAQANAYLTSTVHAQGEEFAQLCERLSATTGARVLDLGCGAGHVSFNVAPLAGEVVAYDLSQQMLDVVASAAIERGLGNISTRCGAAEQLPFEDGEFDFAFSRYSAHHWRDVGQALREVRRVLKPRGVACFIDVAAPGLPLLDTHLQAVEVLRDTSHVRDYSPSEWARLLGEAGLAVTAAKRQRLRLEFTSWVERMRTPEVMRQAIRALQLSVGDEVREYFEIDAEGSFSTDVLMLWAER; via the coding sequence ATGACCGAGAGTCGCCACGAGCACGTGGTCCAGCGCCAGTTCGGCGCACAGGCCAACGCTTACCTGACCAGTACCGTGCACGCCCAGGGCGAGGAATTCGCCCAGCTGTGTGAGCGACTGTCGGCGACTACCGGTGCCCGTGTGCTGGACCTGGGGTGCGGGGCAGGGCACGTGAGCTTCAACGTCGCGCCGCTGGCCGGTGAGGTGGTGGCCTACGACCTGTCCCAGCAGATGCTCGACGTGGTGGCCTCGGCCGCCATCGAGCGTGGTCTGGGCAACATCTCCACCCGTTGTGGCGCTGCCGAGCAGCTGCCGTTCGAGGACGGCGAGTTCGACTTCGCCTTCAGTCGTTACTCCGCGCATCACTGGCGCGACGTCGGCCAGGCCCTGCGTGAAGTGCGCCGGGTGCTGAAGCCGCGCGGCGTGGCCTGTTTCATCGACGTGGCGGCGCCCGGCCTGCCGCTGCTCGATACCCACCTGCAAGCGGTGGAAGTGCTGCGCGACACCAGTCACGTGCGCGATTATTCGCCGTCCGAGTGGGCGCGCCTGCTCGGTGAGGCGGGGCTTGCGGTCACCGCCGCCAAGCGCCAGCGTCTGCGCCTGGAGTTCACCTCCTGGGTCGAGCGCATGCGTACGCCCGAGGTGATGCGCCAGGCCATTCGCGCCCTGCAGCTTTCGGTGGGTGACGAGGTGCGCGAATACTTCGAGATCGACGCCGAGGGCTCCTTCAGCACTGACGTGCTGATGCTCTGGGCGGAGCGCTGA
- the leuD gene encoding 3-isopropylmalate dehydratase small subunit, translated as MKAFTQHTGLVAPLDRANVDTDQIIPKQFLKSIKRTGFGPNLFDEWRYLDVGQPNQDNSKRPVNKDFVLNFPRFQGASVLLARENFGCGSSREHAPWALDEYGFRTVIAPSFADIFFNNSFKNGLLPIILKDEEVDELFAQCEATEGYQLTVDLAAQTVTRPDGKQYSFEVDAFRKHCLLNGLDDIGLTLQDADAIRSFETGYKKSQPWLFRDA; from the coding sequence ATGAAAGCCTTTACCCAGCACACCGGTCTCGTTGCGCCGCTCGACCGCGCCAACGTCGACACCGACCAGATCATCCCCAAGCAATTCCTCAAGTCGATCAAGCGCACCGGCTTCGGCCCGAATCTGTTCGACGAGTGGCGCTACCTCGACGTGGGCCAGCCGAACCAGGACAACTCCAAGCGTCCGGTGAACAAGGACTTCGTCCTCAACTTCCCGCGCTTCCAGGGTGCCAGCGTGTTGCTGGCCCGTGAGAACTTCGGTTGCGGCTCCTCCCGCGAGCACGCGCCGTGGGCGCTGGACGAGTACGGCTTCCGCACCGTGATCGCGCCGAGCTTCGCCGACATCTTCTTCAACAACAGCTTCAAGAACGGCCTGCTGCCGATCATTCTGAAGGATGAAGAAGTGGACGAGCTGTTCGCCCAGTGCGAAGCCACCGAGGGTTACCAACTGACCGTCGACCTCGCCGCGCAGACCGTGACCCGTCCGGACGGCAAGCAGTACAGCTTCGAAGTGGACGCGTTCCGCAAGCACTGCCTGCTCAACGGCCTGGACGACATCGGCCTGACCCTGCAGGACGCCGACGCCATCCGCAGTTTCGAAACCGGCTACAAGAAGAGCCAGCCCTGGTTGTTCCGCGACGCCTGA
- the leuC gene encoding 3-isopropylmalate dehydratase large subunit has protein sequence MAGKTLYDKLWEMHEVKRRDDGSSLIYIDRHILHEVTSPQAFEGLRLAGRKPWRIDANIATPDHNVPTTQAERKGGLAAIADEVSRIQVQTLDENCDDFGILEFKMNDVRQGIVHVVGPEQGATLPGMTVVCGDSHTSTHGAFGALAHGIGTSEVEHVLATQCLVAKKMKNMQVRVEGKLAFGVTAKDIVLAVIGKIGTAGGNGHALEFAGSAIRDLSMEGRMTICNMSIEAGARVGMVACDEKTVEYVKGRPFSPQGGDWDKAVEAWSDLVSDADAHFDTVVELRAEDIKPQVSWGTSPEMVLAVDQNVPDPAAEADAVKRDSIVRALKYMGLSANQAITDIQLDRVFIGSCTNSRIEDLRAAAAVAKGRKVATTVKQALVVPGSGLVKAQAEQEGLDKIFIEAGFEWREPGCSMCLAMNPDRLESGEHCASTSNRNFEGRQGAGGRTHLVSPAMAAAAAVTGRFIDVRELMQA, from the coding sequence ATGGCCGGCAAGACGCTCTACGACAAACTCTGGGAAATGCACGAGGTGAAGCGCCGTGACGATGGTTCGTCGCTCATCTACATCGACCGCCACATCCTCCACGAAGTGACCTCGCCGCAGGCCTTCGAGGGCCTGCGCCTGGCCGGCCGCAAGCCGTGGCGCATCGACGCGAACATCGCGACCCCGGACCACAACGTGCCGACCACCCAGGCCGAGCGCAAGGGCGGCCTTGCGGCCATCGCCGACGAAGTGTCGCGCATCCAGGTCCAGACCCTGGACGAGAACTGCGATGACTTCGGCATCCTCGAATTCAAGATGAACGACGTGCGCCAGGGCATCGTCCACGTGGTCGGTCCGGAGCAGGGCGCCACCCTGCCGGGTATGACCGTGGTCTGCGGCGACTCGCACACCTCGACCCACGGCGCCTTTGGCGCGCTGGCCCACGGCATCGGCACCTCTGAGGTGGAGCACGTGCTCGCCACGCAGTGCCTGGTCGCCAAGAAGATGAAGAACATGCAGGTTCGCGTGGAAGGCAAGCTGGCCTTCGGCGTGACCGCCAAGGACATCGTCCTCGCCGTGATCGGCAAGATCGGCACCGCAGGTGGCAACGGCCACGCGCTGGAGTTCGCCGGCAGCGCCATTCGCGACCTGTCCATGGAAGGCCGCATGACCATCTGTAACATGTCCATCGAAGCGGGCGCCCGCGTCGGCATGGTGGCGTGCGACGAGAAGACCGTCGAATACGTGAAGGGCCGTCCGTTCTCGCCGCAAGGCGGTGACTGGGACAAGGCCGTGGAAGCCTGGAGCGACCTGGTTTCCGACGCCGATGCGCACTTCGACACCGTCGTCGAGTTGCGTGCCGAGGACATCAAGCCGCAGGTCAGCTGGGGGACTTCCCCGGAGATGGTCCTGGCCGTCGACCAGAACGTGCCGGACCCGGCCGCCGAGGCCGATGCGGTCAAGCGCGACTCCATCGTCCGCGCCCTCAAGTACATGGGCCTGAGCGCCAACCAGGCGATTACCGATATCCAGCTGGACCGCGTGTTCATCGGCTCCTGCACCAACTCGCGCATCGAAGACCTGCGCGCCGCCGCTGCCGTGGCCAAGGGCCGCAAGGTCGCTACCACCGTCAAGCAGGCGCTGGTTGTCCCGGGCTCTGGTCTGGTGAAAGCCCAGGCCGAACAGGAAGGCCTGGACAAGATCTTCATCGAAGCCGGCTTCGAGTGGCGTGAACCGGGCTGCTCCATGTGCCTGGCGATGAACCCGGACCGCCTGGAAAGTGGCGAGCATTGCGCTTCCACTTCCAACCGCAACTTCGAAGGCCGCCAGGGCGCCGGTGGTCGTACCCACCTGGTGAGCCCGGCAATGGCCGCCGCAGCCGCGGTGACCGGTCGTTTCATCGACGTACGTGAATTGATGCAGGCCTGA
- a CDS encoding LysR family transcriptional regulator, whose protein sequence is MDLTSLNTFLAIAESGSFSEAGERLHLTQPAVSKRIAALESQLGVRLFDRVGREVTLTESGRALLPRAYQILSVLDDTRRALTNLNGEVSGRLVLATSHHIGLHRLPPLLRAFTKAHPQVALDIQFCDSEVAYEEILHGRAELAVITLAPETAEPVRAVPVWDDPLDFVAAPEHPLSVQGPVFLADVARHPAVFPGGNTFTHHIVRRMFEAEGLTPNIGMSTNYMETIKMMVSIGLAWSVLPRTMLDDSVVRLPLQDIQLSRQLGYILHTERTLSNAARAFMRLLDAQAAGLAPVAA, encoded by the coding sequence ATGGATCTGACCAGCCTCAACACCTTCCTCGCCATCGCCGAGTCCGGCAGCTTCTCCGAAGCCGGTGAGCGCCTGCACCTGACCCAGCCGGCGGTGAGCAAGCGCATTGCCGCCCTGGAAAGCCAGCTGGGCGTACGCCTGTTCGACCGCGTCGGCCGCGAGGTGACTCTGACCGAATCCGGCCGCGCCCTGTTGCCGCGCGCCTACCAGATCCTCAGCGTACTGGACGACACCCGCCGCGCCCTGACCAACCTCAATGGTGAGGTGAGCGGCCGGCTGGTCCTGGCCACCAGTCACCACATCGGCCTGCACCGTTTGCCGCCACTGTTGCGCGCCTTCACCAAGGCCCACCCGCAGGTGGCGCTGGACATCCAATTCTGCGACTCGGAAGTGGCCTACGAAGAGATCCTGCACGGCCGCGCCGAGCTGGCCGTGATCACCCTCGCCCCGGAAACCGCAGAACCCGTGCGCGCCGTGCCGGTGTGGGACGACCCGCTGGACTTCGTCGCCGCCCCCGAGCACCCGCTGTCAGTGCAAGGCCCGGTGTTCCTTGCCGACGTGGCGCGACACCCGGCGGTATTCCCCGGCGGCAACACCTTCACCCACCACATCGTGCGGCGCATGTTCGAGGCCGAGGGCCTGACGCCGAACATCGGCATGAGCACCAACTATATGGAGACCATCAAGATGATGGTTTCCATCGGCCTGGCCTGGAGCGTGCTGCCACGCACCATGCTCGACGACAGCGTCGTCCGCCTGCCGTTGCAGGACATCCAGCTCAGCCGCCAGCTGGGCTACATCCTGCATACCGAGCGCACGCTATCCAACGCCGCGCGCGCCTTCATGCGCCTGCTCGACGCCCAGGCGGCCGGGCTTGCGCCTGTCGCGGCCTAA
- a CDS encoding EAL domain-containing protein, producing MTRQSPSSLPESEGQDQFAKAFHTGPDAMVITDRESGRFREINASFTERFGWSRDEAIGQTSLQLGIWRNLDERQRMLDRIDAEQRIDGFEATLLTRSGEQRSARVYGCQIDLQGQTCLVLTIRDVTRLRAQEQALRDSQERLDLALDSAQLGIWDWDISSGRIYGSTRAAVLHELPARDFHGPFGEFFACVDEADRRRMRQAYARLSKGPDNDYQFTYRAQLQSGEVRYLESRARLYRNGEGKPLRMAGTLLDITEQVVRERNLEASEEKFASLFQGSPDPICVTRVRDGEFIEVNPSFCSTFGWRAEEIIGQSSHQIAFWADNPLRERLFEQLMRDHSLQNTEVQFLTRDGHPITCMVASRLIWVDRQLCILSTFRDVTRRLQAEAELKASQEKFYKAFHSSPDAITITERDSGRYIEVNEGFHRLTGYRPEEVIGQTAMGINIWANPDERESMIAALQRDGFVHHLEMLGRHRDGTVKTVDVSVEQIDLGDTACLLLTARDTSELREAEARIQHLAYHDALTDLPNRALLMDRLKQQIALLQRHNMRGALLFLDLDHFKHINDSLGHSVGDAILQMVTARLEASVRQEDTVARLGGDEFVILLTGIAGSRLETARRVRQLAEKLRDLLAEPMLLDGHRLQITPSIGIALIPDDGATPEDLLKRADIAMYRAKDAGRNTVQLFHASMQKAASERLRLESGLRMAIARREFSLHYQPQIDCRGARIVGAEALLRWEHPTQGPQSPASFIRVLEDSGLIVEVGRWVIEEACRTCARLLAEGRIDTEDFCLSVNISPRQFRQNDFVERVLDSLHKARLPARLLKLEITEGIVIQQLEDTIARMQRLRQAGVRFAMDDFGTGYSSLTYLKRLPVDSLKIDQSFVRDAPNDSNDAEIVRAIIAMGHSLGLELIAEGVETPEQLALLEEQGCHLYQGYLFSRPVPLEAFIDLLPRREPQQTL from the coding sequence ATGACCCGACAGTCTCCCTCGTCCCTGCCCGAATCCGAAGGCCAGGATCAGTTCGCCAAGGCCTTCCATACCGGCCCCGACGCCATGGTCATCACCGACCGGGAAAGCGGGCGCTTCCGCGAGATCAACGCCAGCTTCACCGAACGCTTCGGCTGGAGCCGCGACGAAGCCATCGGCCAGACTTCGCTGCAACTGGGCATCTGGCGCAACCTGGATGAGCGCCAGCGGATGCTCGACAGGATCGATGCCGAGCAGCGCATCGACGGCTTCGAAGCCACCCTCCTCACCCGCTCCGGCGAACAACGCAGCGCCCGCGTCTACGGTTGCCAGATCGACCTGCAGGGCCAGACCTGCCTAGTCCTGACCATCCGTGACGTCACCCGCCTGCGCGCCCAGGAGCAGGCACTGCGCGACAGCCAGGAACGCCTCGACCTGGCGCTGGACTCCGCCCAACTGGGCATCTGGGACTGGGACATCTCCTCCGGGAGAATCTACGGTTCCACCCGCGCCGCCGTGCTCCACGAACTGCCGGCGCGGGACTTCCACGGCCCCTTCGGCGAGTTCTTCGCCTGCGTCGACGAAGCCGATCGCCGGCGCATGCGCCAGGCCTACGCGCGCCTGTCCAAGGGACCGGACAACGATTACCAGTTCACCTACCGCGCACAGCTGCAATCTGGCGAGGTGCGCTATCTGGAGAGCCGAGCGCGGCTCTACCGGAACGGCGAAGGCAAGCCGCTGCGCATGGCCGGCACCCTGCTCGACATCACCGAGCAGGTGGTACGTGAACGCAACCTGGAAGCCTCCGAGGAAAAGTTCGCCAGCCTGTTCCAGGGCAGCCCGGACCCGATCTGCGTGACGCGGGTGCGCGACGGCGAGTTCATCGAGGTCAACCCGAGCTTCTGCAGCACCTTTGGCTGGCGAGCCGAGGAGATCATCGGCCAGTCGTCACACCAGATCGCCTTCTGGGCGGACAACCCACTGCGCGAGCGACTGTTCGAGCAACTGATGCGCGACCACTCGCTACAGAACACTGAGGTGCAATTCCTCACCCGCGACGGTCACCCCATTACCTGCATGGTCGCCAGCCGGCTGATCTGGGTCGACCGCCAGCTGTGCATCCTCTCCACCTTCCGCGACGTCACCCGGCGCCTGCAGGCTGAGGCGGAGCTCAAGGCCAGCCAGGAGAAGTTCTACAAGGCGTTCCACTCCAGCCCCGACGCCATCACCATCACCGAGCGCGACAGCGGCCGCTACATCGAGGTCAACGAAGGCTTCCATCGCCTGACCGGGTATCGGCCGGAGGAAGTGATCGGCCAGACCGCGATGGGCATCAACATCTGGGCCAACCCTGACGAGCGCGAGAGCATGATTGCCGCGCTGCAGCGCGACGGCTTCGTACACCACCTGGAAATGCTCGGTCGCCACCGCGACGGCACGGTCAAGACGGTGGACGTCTCGGTGGAACAGATCGACCTGGGCGACACCGCCTGCCTGCTGCTGACCGCCCGCGACACCAGCGAGCTGCGCGAGGCAGAAGCGCGCATCCAGCACCTGGCCTACCACGACGCCCTGACCGACCTGCCCAACCGCGCGCTGCTGATGGATCGCCTCAAGCAGCAGATCGCCCTGCTGCAACGCCACAACATGCGCGGCGCGCTGCTGTTCCTCGACCTGGACCACTTCAAGCACATCAATGACTCGCTGGGGCATTCGGTGGGCGACGCGATCCTGCAGATGGTCACCGCACGCCTGGAGGCCAGCGTGCGCCAGGAAGACACGGTGGCACGACTGGGTGGCGACGAATTCGTGATCCTGCTGACCGGCATCGCCGGCAGCCGCCTGGAAACCGCGCGCCGGGTACGCCAGCTGGCCGAAAAGCTGCGCGACCTGCTGGCCGAGCCCATGCTGCTGGACGGCCACCGCCTGCAGATCACCCCGAGCATCGGCATCGCCCTGATCCCCGACGACGGCGCAACGCCCGAGGACCTGCTCAAGCGCGCCGACATCGCCATGTACCGCGCCAAGGACGCGGGCCGTAATACCGTGCAGCTGTTCCACGCCTCCATGCAGAAAGCCGCCAGCGAGCGCCTGCGCCTGGAGAGCGGCCTGCGCATGGCCATCGCCCGCCGCGAATTCAGCCTGCACTACCAGCCGCAGATCGACTGCCGCGGCGCACGTATCGTCGGCGCCGAAGCCTTGTTGCGCTGGGAACACCCAACGCAAGGACCGCAATCGCCGGCCAGCTTCATTCGCGTACTGGAAGACAGCGGGCTGATCGTCGAAGTGGGCCGCTGGGTCATCGAGGAAGCCTGCCGCACCTGTGCGCGCCTGCTCGCCGAAGGACGGATCGACACCGAGGACTTCTGCCTCAGCGTCAACATCAGCCCCCGGCAGTTCCGCCAGAACGATTTCGTCGAACGCGTCCTCGACAGCCTGCACAAGGCCAGGCTGCCCGCGCGCCTGCTGAAGCTGGAGATCACCGAAGGCATCGTGATCCAGCAGCTGGAGGACACCATCGCCCGGATGCAGCGCCTGCGTCAGGCCGGAGTGCGCTTCGCGATGGACGACTTCGGCACTGGCTACTCCTCGCTCACCTACCTCAAGCGCCTGCCGGTGGACAGCCTGAAGATCGACCAGAGCTTCGTGCGTGACGCGCCCAACGACAGCAACGACGCGGAAATCGTCCGCGCCATCATCGCCATGGGCCACAGCCTGGGCCTGGAGCTGATCGCCGAAGGCGTGGAGACCCCGGAGCAACTGGCCCTGCTGGAAGAACAGGGTTGTCACCTGTACCAGGGCTACCTGTTCAGCCGACCCGTGCCGCTGGAAGCCTTCATCGACCTGCTGCCGCGCCGGGAACCGCAACAGACGCTATGA
- a CDS encoding helix-turn-helix domain-containing protein — MSETVQALPKPQQLDRNEVGARLRAVRKQQKLTLKQLSDLSGVAVSTLSKMELAQVAVSYDKLAAAARALQVDIAQLFRPLPLVGVQAGQKTFVKTRVDEAAGYDTGGYEYYPIAGDFPQRSMTPLYARIFAREVGDFDDFVRHPGQEFALVVSGRVRIQFETGESVSIGPRETAYFDSSVGHLYLNDGEADEAQVMVVMSELRPVC, encoded by the coding sequence ATGAGCGAAACCGTCCAAGCCCTGCCCAAGCCTCAGCAACTGGATCGGAACGAAGTCGGCGCGCGCCTGCGGGCCGTGCGCAAGCAGCAGAAACTGACCTTGAAACAGCTCTCCGACCTCTCTGGCGTGGCCGTTTCCACGCTGTCGAAGATGGAGCTGGCGCAGGTCGCGGTGAGCTATGACAAGCTGGCCGCAGCGGCTCGCGCGCTGCAGGTGGATATCGCCCAGTTGTTCCGTCCGCTACCGCTCGTCGGCGTCCAGGCCGGGCAGAAGACCTTCGTGAAGACACGTGTCGATGAAGCCGCCGGCTACGATACCGGGGGCTATGAGTACTACCCGATCGCCGGCGACTTCCCGCAGCGCAGCATGACCCCGCTGTACGCGCGCATCTTTGCCCGCGAGGTGGGGGATTTCGACGATTTCGTCCGCCACCCCGGACAGGAGTTCGCCCTGGTGGTGTCCGGGCGCGTTCGCATCCAGTTCGAGACGGGCGAGTCGGTGAGCATCGGCCCGCGCGAGACGGCCTACTTCGACAGCAGCGTCGGCCACCTCTACCTGAATGACGGCGAGGCGGACGAGGCGCAGGTGATGGTGGTGATGTCGGAGTTGCGCCCGGTCTGCTGA